From a region of the Gossypium raimondii isolate GPD5lz chromosome 10, ASM2569854v1, whole genome shotgun sequence genome:
- the LOC105775091 gene encoding uncharacterized protein LOC105775091, translated as MAHGDKDLKLDIENEPITGEEEEEYHKRNPILGLKNMAELLLAKARGSFTQGSSDDGVSLSSVASNSGSVYAKNMQAMTSMNVVGHDHNIKDDGKENKLVKEKCESLSNKKSPKPPRPPRSPSLDAADPKLIRELAELARLKRARIKRMKALKNIKITKGTPPSSSNMLALVFIILFCIVIIFQGMPSKATPMASQGSHVPVRATERDPTSVSFLRNPLSNGLCCWFSC; from the exons ATGGCTCATGGGGATAAAGATTTAAAACTTGACATTGAAAATGAACCGATCActggtgaagaagaagaagaataccATAAACGAAACCCTATTTTAGGCCTTAAAAACATGGCAGAACTGCTGCTTGCTAAGGCTAGAGGCAGTTTCACCCAAGGGTCGTCGGACGATGGAGTGTCTTTGTCTAGTGTTGCTTCGAATTCAGGTAGTGTTTATGCGAAGAACATGCAGGCAATGACGAGCATGAATGTTGTGGGACATGATCATAATATCAAAGATGATGGTAAAGAGAATAAATTAGTGAAGGAGAAATGTGAAAGTTTGAGCAATAAAAAATCCCCTAAGCCTCCACGACCTCCGAGATCGCCATCATTGGATGCGGCCGACCCGAAGTTAATCCGGGAGTTAGCCGAACTTGCGAGATTAAAGCGCGCGAGGATCAAGCGGATGAAAGCCTTGAAGAATATTAAGATTACTAAGGGAACACCTCCTTCTAGTAGCAATATGCTTGCCTTGGTGTTTATCATCCTTTTCTGTATTGTCATAATCTTTCaag GAATGCCATCCAAAGCTACACCAATGGCTTCCCAAGGATCTCATGTGCCGGTAAGAGCAACAGAGAGAGATCCAACTTCAGTTTCATTCCTTCGAAACCCCCTA TCTAATGGACTTTGTTGCTGGTTTAGCTGCTGA
- the LOC105775900 gene encoding cell wall / vacuolar inhibitor of fructosidase 1, whose protein sequence is MTKIISLFILEAVFCFTFFTVSYSDINLIQTTCKKTPFYDLCVLTLKSDPRSSTADVSGLARIVADSVKAKAIATLNQISALLKSVKDPTLEKALEGCIVSYNTIIQADIPVAIDAIEKNNPKFAVQSATDAGNEAQACENSFAEKPSNSPIFSGNKAVHDLSVVLQSIASLLL, encoded by the coding sequence ATGACCAAAATCATCTCTTTATTCATACTTGAAGCTGTATTTTGCTTCACATTTTTCACTGTAAGCTACTCAGACATCAACCTAATTCAAACCACTTGCAAAAAGACTCCATTTTACGATCTCTGCGTCTTGACTTTGAAATCCGACCCCCGGAGTTCGACCGCGGATGTGTCGGGGCTTGCTCGGATTGTGGCTGACAGTGTCAAAGCTAAAGCCATTGCCACATTGAATCAGATTTCAGCATTGCTTAAAAGTGTCAAAGACCCCACCTTGGAAAAGGCCTTGGAAGGTTGCATTGTTTCATATAACACCATTATCCAGGCTGATATCCCAGTAGCAATTGATGCAATTGAGAAAAACAACCCCAAATTTGCTGTTCAGAGTGCAACTGATGCTGGAAATGAAGCTCAGGCATGTGAAAACAGCTTTGCAGAAAAGCCATCCAATTCTCCAATCTTTAGTGGAAACAAAGCTGTGCATgatctttctgttgttcttcaATCCATTGCCTCATTGTTACTATAG